Within the Solibacillus silvestris genome, the region GGATTTATTGAGCCGAGGCTTTGACCGCAGTTATATTGTAAAATATTTAGGAATGTACAATTATTCAATTTATGATTCTGTTAAAACGTTTGAAGCATCTTCAGAGCGTGCTTCAGCAGACAGCAGTGATATTGCGGAAATAATAAACTATACAAATTCATTTTCATCTCAACCAAACGAGAAGTATTTTGGTAAAGCAAAAGATATGAATGTTATTTATTTACATTTGGAATCTATGCAGTCATTTTTAATTGACTATGAGCTTGATGGCGAACAAGTAACACCGTTTTTAAATTCATTGGTTAAAAATGAAAATACAATGTATTTCGATAACTTTTATCATCAAACAGCGCAGGGCAAAACGTCCGATGCTGAATTTATGTTAGAGAATTCTTTATTCGGATTGCCACAAGGCTCGGCCTTTATAACGAAAGGACAAAATACGTTTGAAGCCGCACCATCGATTCTAAAAGATTATGGGTATACGTCTGCAGTATTCCACGGTAATAACGGCAGTTTCTGGAACCGAAATATGATTTATAATCAGTTTGGCTATGATGAATTTTTTGATGAAAGTTCATATGATACAGCCGATTCGAAAAATATGGCGGAGTACGGTTTAATGGATAAACCATTTTTCGAGCAGTCGCAAAGCTTGCTAGAAACATTGCCGCAGCCATTCTATACAAAATTCATCACGGTTGCCCATCACTTCCCATATAAGATTGACCAGGATTTAGTGTCGATCGGGAAAGCGACGACAGGTGATACGAGTGTCGATAATTATTTCCAGACAGCTCGATACGCTGACGAAGCAATTGAACAGTTCTTTACGTATTTAAAAGAATCCGGTCTGTATGAAAATACAATGATTGTGATGTACGGAGACCATTACGGAATTTCCGACAACCATAATAAAGCGATGGAACAAATTATTGGTGAAGAAGTGACACCTGTTGTAAATGCCGATTTACAGCGTGTGCCTCTCTTTATTCATGTGCCGGGTATGGAAGGCGGCGTTAACCATACGTATGGTGGCCAAATAGACCTTCTTCCGACAGTACTGCATTTACTTGGTGTTGAAACGAAAAACAATATTCATTTTGGGACAGACCTGCTATCGGAAGAGCATAGCGAAATCGTTCCGTTCAGAAACGGTAATTTTGTCAGCCCGACGATCTATTCATTGGACGGCAAATACTACGATCCGAAAACAGGCGAAATGCTCGATGAATCGAAAATGGAAACAGCAGAAAAATTAAAAGCGATGGTAGAAGAAAAACTTCACTATTCAGATAAAGTTGTTAATGGGGATTTATTACGCTTTCATTCTAAAGATGGAAGTATAAAAGAATAAGCAGAACAATTTAAAATTGAATAAATATACTCAGGCATCATCTATTTTGATTAATTCAAATGGATGATGCCTTTTTATTATGGCTTAAAAAATAATTATAAATATCCGAGTAAAGAAAAATACTTTTCAAAATCTATCGAAATACACGAAAAACTCTATTTGTTTCATAATAATTCACTATTGGAATTAATGTTCATTTTACATATACCACAATGAATCGATATTTAAATTACCGTCTGATGTGATGTATTAACTTATATTGGAATATAAAGTGAAATTATGATTTGTTATTAAAACCATAACATTAATCGTGGTATCAGTTAATTTTATTATTTAAAAGTACTAAATTGTTGAGAATAATTTCACCTGATTGTCTATATAAATTAAGAGACAGATATTCAATTGCTTAATAGGTTGTAATCTTTTTGTATAAGCAACATATAGTGGGTTTTGGGAAAGCGAAACGATTTTAGAGTTTTTATGAGGCGATCTAAGCAATTCGCCACCCAATATACTAAGGGGGAATGAGTGTATGAGAGAAGCCGTAATCGTCGCTGCAACACGAACACCGGTAGGCAGAAGAAATGGTGTCTTAGCAGAAGTACGAGCAGATGATTTAGCTGCAGATGTACTGGAGGAGGTAGTAAGTCGAGCAGGAATTGAAAAGGCACTTGTAGAGGATGTTATTTTCGGCTGTGTTTCCCAGACATTGGAGCAAGGCGGAAATATCGCACGAATTGCCGCACTGATGGCAGGCTTTCCGATTGAAGTGCCTGGTGTAACGATTGACCGGCAATGTGGCTCGAGTTTACAGGCAGTCCATTTTGCGGCACAAGCGATTATTTCTGGCGATATGGACATTGTCATTGCGGGTGGTATTGAAAGCATGAGTCGAGTACCGATGGGATCCAATATGGAGGGTACGCGTAAAAGTGATCGTATTAAAAAATATGAGTTGATCCACCAAGGTTTATCCGCAGAGCGAATTGCAGAACAATGGCAATTAACAGAGCAGGAAATTAATGAATATTCTGTGTTGAGCCAACAACGTGCCAGTGAAGCAATCAAAGCCGGCTATTTTAATGATGAAGTTGTAGCGATTGGTGATGTGGATACCGATGAAGGCCCGAGACCCGGAACAACCGTTGAAGTTCTGCAAGGCTTAAGGAAGCTGTTTAAAGAAGACGGATTTATTTCTGCCGGAACTTCATCACAAATGAGTGACGGTGCGTCGGCTGTACTCATTATGTCCAGTGATAAGGCAGAGGAACTCGGTGTGAAACCGATGGCAAAAATCATCGCGCGTACTGTCGTAGGTTCTGACCCGACACTTATGCTGACAGGCCCAATTGAAGCGACAAAACGTGTCCTTCAAAAGGCAAACTTAACGATTGAAGAGATCGATACGTATGAAGTGAATGAAGCATTTGCTCCAGTACCAATAGTTTGGGCAAAAGAGCTGGGAGCCGATTTGTCGAAACTGAATCCGGAAGGTGGTGCAATTGCGCTAGGTCATCCACTTGGCGCAACCGGAACGAAATTATTAACTTCGATGCTTTATCGAATGGAGCGTAATAACCAACGTTACGGCCTGCTTGCGATTTGTGAAGGAATGGGCATGGCCAATGCCACAATTATTGAGAGAATTTAAATAAAGGCGATATTCATA harbors:
- a CDS encoding glycerol phosphate lipoteichoic acid synthase, which gives rise to MKNLVKNKSLLNNFLAIFVLAVLMLWAKTYITQVTQFKLGVEGPLQQFLLLINPLGSALLFLSVAFLFKGKRKLTVLIFIYTLMTILLFANAVYYRFFSDFITLPTISQTQNFGDLGGSVLTLLKPYDVLFFVDIFVLIYIRFSKKINFQSGKIGFKMPAAVVAAAIILSIVNLQLAEADRPDLLSRGFDRSYIVKYLGMYNYSIYDSVKTFEASSERASADSSDIAEIINYTNSFSSQPNEKYFGKAKDMNVIYLHLESMQSFLIDYELDGEQVTPFLNSLVKNENTMYFDNFYHQTAQGKTSDAEFMLENSLFGLPQGSAFITKGQNTFEAAPSILKDYGYTSAVFHGNNGSFWNRNMIYNQFGYDEFFDESSYDTADSKNMAEYGLMDKPFFEQSQSLLETLPQPFYTKFITVAHHFPYKIDQDLVSIGKATTGDTSVDNYFQTARYADEAIEQFFTYLKESGLYENTMIVMYGDHYGISDNHNKAMEQIIGEEVTPVVNADLQRVPLFIHVPGMEGGVNHTYGGQIDLLPTVLHLLGVETKNNIHFGTDLLSEEHSEIVPFRNGNFVSPTIYSLDGKYYDPKTGEMLDESKMETAEKLKAMVEEKLHYSDKVVNGDLLRFHSKDGSIKE
- a CDS encoding acetyl-CoA acetyltransferase → MREAVIVAATRTPVGRRNGVLAEVRADDLAADVLEEVVSRAGIEKALVEDVIFGCVSQTLEQGGNIARIAALMAGFPIEVPGVTIDRQCGSSLQAVHFAAQAIISGDMDIVIAGGIESMSRVPMGSNMEGTRKSDRIKKYELIHQGLSAERIAEQWQLTEQEINEYSVLSQQRASEAIKAGYFNDEVVAIGDVDTDEGPRPGTTVEVLQGLRKLFKEDGFISAGTSSQMSDGASAVLIMSSDKAEELGVKPMAKIIARTVVGSDPTLMLTGPIEATKRVLQKANLTIEEIDTYEVNEAFAPVPIVWAKELGADLSKLNPEGGAIALGHPLGATGTKLLTSMLYRMERNNQRYGLLAICEGMGMANATIIERI